The Helianthus annuus cultivar XRQ/B chromosome 16, HanXRQr2.0-SUNRISE, whole genome shotgun sequence genome includes a window with the following:
- the LOC110919813 gene encoding uncharacterized protein LOC110919813 translates to MPIRIFTDCARVNESKRIDARPVTTPLCGAILQGNYNPDLDPNWLNIRSGVDQIFAGGIHEAVVENAQEPVVVQPQVDFQQPPVNLPEPDPVQELVISEPVVVASIQEAVSVQAPVSTSSATGVAVETDDVILELDAALDAGPSSRTIDKGKRPMEEASVDESVDDMPSEKKYLLLVMKELQNRLSPSEREKLELFEAKVASLGPSSDWSIRLASWNDRANDLDSIVFSSSSSDDDDEDSRRPVTDTVRVPVPLRTYKRQHVAVSDLQSSSPMVASMSSSRQYSHSPRKSKANSKKKMLTFMANQNARIVPKIVSEIQASSTPNHSGDSHVVQPKPVSFNYKHFTICNPKTFTGKDGVTAMLEWFDSMEVTFINIECPEELKVRSATGVFQSRALDWWTNERNIRSNELAYALSWEELRQLMMEEFCPPHEQQKLEEEFWTLKQVGDENLSYTTRFKQLCFIVPHLVLTTERTIRKYINGLPPTMRDTIEAARLDNIEDVYRLAASLNNNRVRDKQVAAASKPTSSSKPAHQITHNNRGKKRAHQSSVCNAVTPVENPKPNPANPEKKQYTGTNPKCTTCHFHHPTTSPCRHCTSCNRYGHLAA, encoded by the exons ATGCCTATTCGTATTTTCACTGATTGTGCCAGGGTTAACGAGTCCAAAAGGATTGATGCTCGTCCTGTTACGACTCCCTTGTGTGGTGCTATTCTTCAGGGAAACTACAATCCAGATCTTGATCCGAATTGGTTAAACATTAGAAGTGGTGTTGATCAAATATTTGCTGGAGGTATACATGAAGCAGTTGTTGAAAATGCTCAAGAGCCCGTGGTTGTTCAGCCTCAGGTTGATTTTCAACAACCACCGGTTAATCTTCCGGAACCTGATCCCGTTCAAGAACTAGTGATTTCTGAACCAGTTGTTGTTGCTTCTATTCAAGAAGCTGTATCTGTTCAAGCTCCAGTTTCTACGTCTTCAGCAACAGGAGTTGCTGTAGAAACTGATGATGTGATTTTAGAGCTCGATGCAGCTCTAGATGCGGGTCCGTCCTCCCGTACAATTGACAAAGGGAAGCGTCCTATGGAAGAAGCTTCTGTGGATGAATCTGTAGATGATATGCCTTCTGAAAAGAAATACCTTCTGTTAGTAATGAAGGAACTTCAAAATCGTCTTTCACCCTCTGAGAGAGAAAAGCTTGAGTTATTTGAAGCGAAGGTTGCTTCTCTCGGTCCCTCTTCCGATTGGAGTATACGCTTAGCTAGTTGGAATGACAGAGCGAATGATTTAGATTCAATTGTGTTTAGCTCGTCCtcttctgatgatgatgatgaagacagTCGTCGTCCTGTTACTGATACTGTTCGTGTGCCAGTTCCTCTCAGGACGTATAAGCGACAACATGTTGCTGTTTCGGATCTTCAGTCTTCGAGTCCGATGGTTGCTTCG ATGTCGTCATCTCGTCAGTACTCTCACTCTCCCAGAAAATCCAAGGCTAACTCCAAAAAGAAAATGCTGACGTTCATGGCAAATCAGAATGCCAGAATCGTGCCAAAGATAGTGTCTGAAATTCAAGCCTCCAGCACTCCCAATCATTCTGGCGATTCTCACGTAGTACAGCCTAAACCGGTCTCGTTCAACTACAAACACTTCACTATCTGTAACCCCAAAACTTTCACTGGGAAGGATGGAGTGACAGCTATGTTGGAATGGTTTGATAGCATGGAAGTCACGTTCATAAATATTGAATGTCCAGAGGAACTCAAGGTGCGAAGTGCCACTGGTGTTTTCCAATCCAgggcactagactggtggactaaCGAGAGAAACATTCGATCCAATGAGCTAGCTTACGCGTTGTCTTGGGAAGAGCTCAGACAGCTTATGATGgaggaattctgccctcctcatgagcagCAGAAGTTAGAAGAAGAGTTCTGGACCCTCAAACAAGTTGGGGATGAAAACCTTTCATACACTACCCGGTTCAAGCAGTTGTGTTTTATCGTGCCTCATTTGGTGTTGACCACAGAACGCACCATTCGGAAATATATTAATGGGTTGCCTCCTACGATGCGTGATACCATCGAGGCGGCTAGGTTGGATAATATTGAGGATGTGTACCGCCTCGCGGCAAGTTTGAATAATAATCGAGTTCGTGATAAACAAGTCGCAGCAGCATCTAAACCTACATCCTCCTCAAAACCCGCTCATCAAATCACCCACAacaataggggaaagaagcgTGCTCACCAATCCTCAGTTTGCAACGCTGTTACACCAGTTGAAAATCCAAAACCTAACCCAGCAAACCCAGAAAAGAAGCAATACACAGGAACAAACCCTAAGTGCACCACTTGCCACTTTCATCACCCAACTACGAGCCCATGTAGACACTGTACCTCCTGCAATCGTTATGGGCATTTGGCAGCATAG